A single window of Rubripirellula lacrimiformis DNA harbors:
- the lpxB gene encoding lipid-A-disaccharide synthase yields MSPQPKNIFFSVGEPSGDQHAARLVESLRRLDPSIRMQGFGGQSMQAAGCQIDLDLTQHAVVGLLEVLPKLRQFFAFADQAEEVFQGGDVDAVVLVDFPGFNWHIAKRAKRYDIPVYYYCPPQLWAWGGWRTRKMRRTVDHVLAVLPVEEKYFSAAGIPSTYVGHPFFDAVHQSPLDQQLMGRLKQSRTTNGSLVAVLPGSRDHEVHRNWPMMLESIRRLHQKHPKTKFLVASYRDRQCLWCRDQLTGDDSGLPIEFFVDRTSEVIEVADCAMMVSGSVSLELMARRTPATVVYRVGRFLYTVGRLLVQTKSLTLPNLMSDRSIFPEMVSVGSEEPAIEFLTASIDAMIGDSFYYQSVLRQMDELNALHARPGASDRAAQWITDTLAGKDMDAGTASHADAASDPGRRDKISGAKLADLPHHGIEPASQPVTDRRGDEFRRAA; encoded by the coding sequence ATGTCTCCGCAGCCTAAAAATATCTTCTTCTCCGTCGGCGAGCCAAGTGGAGACCAGCATGCCGCGCGGTTGGTGGAAAGCCTCCGTCGACTCGATCCGAGCATTCGGATGCAAGGGTTCGGAGGCCAATCGATGCAGGCCGCCGGATGCCAAATCGATCTGGATCTGACCCAACATGCCGTGGTCGGGCTGTTGGAAGTGCTGCCCAAATTACGGCAGTTCTTCGCCTTTGCCGACCAGGCCGAAGAAGTCTTTCAGGGCGGCGATGTGGATGCCGTCGTGCTGGTCGATTTCCCCGGATTCAATTGGCACATCGCCAAACGAGCCAAACGGTACGATATCCCTGTCTACTACTATTGCCCCCCGCAACTGTGGGCGTGGGGCGGATGGCGAACCCGGAAGATGCGACGGACGGTGGACCATGTCTTGGCTGTCCTGCCGGTCGAGGAAAAATACTTTTCGGCTGCCGGCATCCCGTCGACCTATGTCGGCCACCCGTTCTTTGATGCGGTCCATCAATCGCCGCTGGACCAACAATTGATGGGCCGACTGAAACAGTCGCGAACCACCAACGGTTCTCTGGTCGCCGTGCTGCCGGGGTCTCGCGACCACGAAGTCCACCGCAATTGGCCGATGATGTTGGAATCCATCCGGCGCTTGCACCAAAAACACCCCAAAACCAAGTTCTTGGTGGCCTCCTATCGCGATCGACAGTGTCTGTGGTGCCGTGATCAGTTGACCGGGGATGACTCGGGGCTGCCGATCGAATTTTTCGTCGATCGCACCAGCGAAGTGATCGAAGTGGCCGACTGTGCGATGATGGTCAGCGGAAGCGTGTCGCTAGAACTGATGGCGCGGCGGACTCCGGCGACCGTGGTCTACCGGGTTGGCCGATTCCTTTACACCGTCGGCCGGCTATTGGTGCAAACCAAGAGCTTGACGCTGCCGAATCTGATGAGCGACCGGTCGATTTTTCCTGAAATGGTGTCGGTCGGATCCGAAGAACCTGCGATCGAATTCTTGACCGCTTCGATCGACGCGATGATCGGCGATTCGTTCTATTATCAGTCCGTTTTGCGGCAAATGGATGAACTGAACGCCTTGCATGCCCGCCCGGGAGCCTCCGATCGGGCGGCCCAGTGGATCACCGACACTCTGGCAGGCAAGGACATGGACGCTGGTACAGCAAGCCATGCCGATGCGGCGTCGGATCCGGGGCGTCGCGACAAAATCAGCGGGGCCAAGCTGGCAGACCTGCCGCACCACGGGATCGAGCCTGCATCGCAGCCGGTAACCGATCGCCGTGGGGACGAATTTCGACGGGCTGCCTGA
- a CDS encoding DUF1559 domain-containing protein: MFSKMKTRSAFTLVELLVVIAIIGVLVGLLLPAVQAAREAARRMSCSNNFKQIGLGLHNYHSAFNKNMMQSGGTYGTDSTYSNRYLLSYLVGMTPFIEQQGVWEQISNPRAVNHNGSARTPPFPAMGPVPWHREYTPWMTQIGTYRCPSDPAVSTTNTEAYTNYAACIGDGVASNNHSCLDEWGEPMGWCTPARIGSFNRGFFQSRTAVGFRDVLDGLSNTIACGEIVVDNGNREVAGAVVNRGSDAQFFLTPNICDDTVDPLRPKFHAEGTNTNSWEASQNKGLRWCDGRPVMTSVTTINPPNGVSCSWAGDGSDAMVTMGSRHPGGAHVLMGDGAIKFITSSIDTGDRSRNTPAWPVNTSNTPRGSASPYGLWGAMGTRASGEIVAVP, from the coding sequence ATGTTTTCAAAAATGAAGACTCGATCGGCATTTACGCTGGTCGAGCTTCTGGTGGTGATTGCCATCATCGGGGTCCTGGTCGGGCTATTGCTACCCGCCGTTCAGGCGGCACGCGAGGCGGCGCGGCGCATGAGCTGCAGCAATAATTTCAAGCAAATTGGCTTGGGACTTCACAATTACCACTCTGCGTTCAACAAGAACATGATGCAGAGCGGGGGCACCTACGGAACCGACTCGACATACAGCAACCGGTACTTGCTCAGCTATTTGGTCGGGATGACACCGTTCATCGAACAGCAGGGCGTGTGGGAACAGATCTCGAACCCTCGCGCGGTCAATCACAACGGATCGGCGCGGACTCCACCATTCCCAGCGATGGGACCTGTGCCGTGGCACCGCGAATACACCCCATGGATGACCCAGATCGGTACCTATCGCTGTCCCAGTGACCCAGCGGTCAGCACCACCAACACCGAAGCCTATACGAACTATGCGGCCTGCATCGGTGACGGCGTGGCCAGCAACAACCATTCGTGTTTGGACGAATGGGGCGAACCGATGGGTTGGTGCACACCGGCGCGGATCGGTTCATTCAATCGCGGCTTCTTTCAGTCGCGAACTGCCGTGGGCTTCCGCGACGTCCTTGACGGGTTGAGCAACACCATCGCGTGTGGCGAGATCGTCGTCGACAATGGCAATCGCGAAGTGGCAGGCGCCGTGGTCAACCGTGGCAGCGACGCGCAATTCTTCCTGACTCCCAATATTTGTGATGACACGGTCGATCCGCTGCGTCCCAAATTCCACGCCGAGGGAACCAACACCAACAGCTGGGAAGCGTCTCAAAACAAGGGCCTCCGATGGTGCGATGGGCGCCCCGTGATGACCAGCGTGACCACGATCAATCCGCCCAACGGCGTTAGCTGTTCATGGGCCGGTGACGGATCCGATGCCATGGTGACGATGGGCAGTCGGCACCCCGGCGGTGCTCACGTGCTGATGGGCGACGGAGCGATCAAGTTCATCACCAGTTCGATCGACACCGGGGACCGAAGCCGCAACACACCCGCGTGGCCGGTCAACACCAGCAACACACCGCGGGGATCAGCCAGTCCCTATGGGCTGTGGGGTGCGATGGGAACTCGTGCCAGCGGCGAAATTGTGGCTGTGCCGTAG
- a CDS encoding FG-GAP-like repeat-containing protein produces the protein MSINSVAKWIPTGPLSASFYGALLLVGVFVSFPMGCRRSAEQDTGQTSNPKNEPEAVQTDPVAQFKAAATAGQWAQAEAMIPGVLILVPDDANLFELAGDVFTATGKPAQAVDVYSRSVDLRDQPSAALQDKIGKQWMVLGRPFDAVATLESIVADHPDHVAARTDLAGLLGSLGLQQRAKIHLQYLVQHQQAGLNEMIWLTDLNRPQTDAAICEYALKKHPNILLPNFALASTLAYTQQWNEARDLLDPLCDQQPDFVEAWGYLGRVLVEIGDEESVARWAASVPPNIESDFQYWMAAGIWSQQHGKIQAAAKAFSVASTIYPNDGEALNRLGTCLAELGRSDDARRALGRAEKITQLRDNVESLFSWRNHSQRAAVLIAESMNDLGRVWEAATWARIAVMMTQDPSPNARSVFDQIRGTMSGQTPWQTSDSQIAAAIDTSQFPMPSWDPLHTIAPEQPRSSSPLSSPFAASTIRFADEADQRQLKHTCRIRGSETGEGSLWIYQSNTGGIGVIDYDLDGWPDFYLTAADGDPLQSNSSPNRLWRNQTGQYVDVTDHSGTSETGYTQGIAVGDYNSDGFPDLWVGNFGTNRLLRNNGDGTFDDVTVASGIDGETWTSSLAIADLDGDSIADLFAVNYIGGTDVIDEKCFPHNSTVHRSCGPLVFPAQADRVWRGLGDGSFADASETWLTTSRPGRGLGLVAGMLDENPGMDIYVSNDMTANHFWSANLHPNPGDRQPDFHLVEQAAARGLAFNARSVSQASMGIAADDADNDGDIDFYLTHFTDDYNTLYLQTQPGVWADRTAASQMVDSTNAMLGFGTQWIDADNNGTLELAVANGNVDDFSSDGLAYRMPMQLFQRDSAMHFVLADPESVGPYFQSMRLGRALVTVDADRDRRVDMLVTHLYDPVSLLMNRSSVGDLGSHLQESEPAKEKANDSSRSVRFFLIATETHRDAVGTTVQISIDEQTRSHQRLAGNGYQCSAEPCLHFGIGGAAKVDRAEVVWPNGHSQSIDDLVADRDYLWVQGQAPTPLPPARR, from the coding sequence ATGTCCATCAACTCCGTCGCGAAGTGGATCCCGACTGGTCCACTGAGCGCATCGTTCTACGGGGCCCTATTGCTGGTGGGCGTGTTTGTTTCATTTCCGATGGGCTGCCGCCGGAGCGCCGAACAGGACACAGGACAAACCAGCAATCCAAAAAACGAGCCCGAAGCCGTGCAGACGGATCCCGTGGCACAATTCAAAGCGGCAGCCACCGCGGGCCAGTGGGCACAGGCCGAAGCGATGATCCCCGGCGTGTTGATCTTGGTTCCCGATGACGCCAACCTTTTCGAACTGGCCGGCGATGTGTTCACTGCGACGGGAAAGCCTGCACAAGCAGTGGACGTCTATTCGCGTTCGGTGGACCTGCGTGACCAGCCCTCGGCAGCCTTGCAAGACAAGATCGGCAAACAGTGGATGGTTCTTGGCAGACCCTTTGACGCCGTTGCCACGTTGGAATCGATCGTCGCAGATCACCCCGATCACGTGGCCGCCAGAACCGATCTGGCGGGACTGCTAGGGTCACTCGGCTTGCAGCAACGCGCCAAGATTCATCTGCAGTACTTGGTCCAGCACCAACAGGCCGGGCTGAACGAAATGATCTGGCTGACCGATCTAAATCGGCCTCAAACCGATGCCGCGATTTGCGAGTATGCGTTAAAAAAACATCCCAACATTCTGTTGCCAAACTTCGCCCTGGCCAGCACCTTGGCGTACACCCAGCAGTGGAACGAAGCTCGCGATTTGCTGGACCCACTATGCGACCAACAACCCGACTTTGTCGAAGCCTGGGGATACCTGGGCCGCGTGTTGGTCGAAATCGGTGACGAAGAATCGGTCGCCCGCTGGGCGGCCTCGGTCCCTCCCAACATCGAATCCGACTTCCAGTATTGGATGGCGGCCGGCATCTGGTCCCAACAGCACGGAAAAATCCAAGCAGCCGCCAAAGCCTTTTCGGTCGCATCCACCATCTATCCCAACGACGGCGAAGCGTTGAACCGTTTGGGAACCTGCCTCGCCGAACTGGGACGCAGCGATGATGCACGACGAGCGCTGGGCCGGGCGGAGAAGATCACTCAATTGCGTGACAATGTGGAATCGCTGTTCTCTTGGCGCAATCATTCCCAACGGGCCGCCGTGCTGATCGCCGAATCGATGAACGACCTGGGGCGAGTGTGGGAAGCGGCGACTTGGGCCAGAATCGCAGTCATGATGACCCAGGATCCCAGCCCGAATGCACGAAGTGTGTTCGACCAAATCCGCGGCACGATGTCTGGACAGACACCGTGGCAAACATCCGATTCACAGATCGCCGCGGCAATCGACACCAGCCAGTTCCCCATGCCGTCATGGGACCCACTGCACACGATTGCACCGGAGCAGCCGAGATCATCATCCCCTCTTTCATCGCCCTTCGCCGCTAGCACCATTCGGTTTGCCGACGAAGCCGATCAACGTCAACTGAAACACACTTGCCGAATCCGCGGCAGCGAAACCGGCGAAGGCAGCCTATGGATCTATCAATCCAACACCGGCGGCATTGGCGTGATCGATTATGACCTGGACGGTTGGCCCGACTTTTACCTGACCGCCGCCGACGGAGATCCTTTGCAATCGAATTCGTCGCCCAATCGATTGTGGCGAAACCAAACGGGTCAGTACGTCGATGTCACGGACCATTCGGGCACCAGCGAAACCGGGTACACCCAGGGGATCGCCGTCGGGGATTACAACAGCGACGGGTTCCCAGACCTTTGGGTTGGCAATTTCGGGACCAATCGCTTGCTCCGTAACAATGGCGATGGAACCTTTGACGACGTCACCGTGGCATCTGGAATCGACGGGGAAACCTGGACGTCTTCGTTGGCGATCGCGGATCTGGATGGCGATTCGATTGCCGATTTGTTTGCGGTCAACTACATCGGCGGCACCGATGTGATCGATGAAAAATGTTTCCCCCACAACAGCACCGTCCACCGGTCGTGTGGACCACTGGTCTTTCCCGCCCAAGCGGATCGCGTGTGGCGTGGACTGGGGGACGGCAGCTTTGCAGACGCTAGCGAAACCTGGCTGACAACGTCGCGGCCCGGTCGCGGACTGGGATTGGTCGCCGGCATGTTGGACGAAAACCCCGGCATGGATATCTACGTTTCCAACGACATGACCGCGAATCATTTTTGGTCCGCGAACTTGCACCCCAACCCAGGTGATCGGCAGCCGGATTTTCACCTGGTCGAACAGGCGGCGGCGCGAGGGTTGGCGTTCAACGCCAGATCGGTTTCGCAAGCATCGATGGGAATCGCGGCCGATGACGCAGACAACGACGGCGATATCGATTTCTATCTGACGCACTTCACCGACGACTACAACACGCTGTACCTGCAAACCCAACCGGGGGTCTGGGCAGACCGAACCGCCGCGTCACAGATGGTCGATTCCACCAACGCGATGCTGGGCTTCGGAACGCAGTGGATCGACGCCGACAACAACGGCACACTGGAGCTCGCGGTAGCAAACGGGAACGTCGATGACTTTTCGTCCGACGGGCTGGCCTATCGGATGCCGATGCAGTTGTTCCAGCGTGATTCGGCAATGCACTTCGTCCTGGCAGATCCTGAATCCGTGGGACCGTACTTCCAATCGATGCGGCTCGGCCGTGCCCTGGTCACCGTGGATGCCGACCGCGATCGGCGCGTCGACATGCTGGTAACCCACCTGTACGACCCTGTTTCGCTGCTGATGAATCGATCATCGGTTGGCGATTTGGGATCGCACCTGCAAGAGTCCGAACCGGCAAAGGAGAAGGCAAACGATTCAAGTCGATCCGTTCGCTTCTTTCTGATCGCCACCGAAACGCACCGGGACGCGGTCGGAACCACCGTGCAAATTTCGATCGACGAACAGACCCGATCTCATCAGCGGCTGGCCGGCAACGGATATCAATGTTCCGCCGAACCCTGTTTGCATTTCGGGATCGGCGGTGCGGCGAAGGTGGATCGCGCCGAAGTGGTGTGGCCCAACGGCCACAGCCAATCGATCGACGATCTGGTCGCTGACCGCGACTACCTGTGGGTCCAGGGGCAAGCGCCGACGCCGCTTCCCCCCGCCCGCCGATAG
- a CDS encoding XylR family transcriptional regulator: MTRRSVALLIETSNGYSRGLLEGVISFTKEHGNWSVYFTEQERGAPPPAWLETWGGDGIIARIETDSVGRQLKRCGVPIVDLSAARHVKGIPWADTEDRAIACLAVEHFTARGFRNLAYCGDAGFQWSSMRGRHFRQFAKASDCEVFEYQSVARYDHAFDAVAEKRRIMDWVQQLPRPVAIMGCYDFKAQEVLDACRQLKISVPTEAAVLGVDDDHLICELSEPTLSSVIPDTKRTGYDAASLLDRMMCGEAIATEEPLVTQPLGVRLRESTDTVAIEDDQIAKALDFIRRRASANIRVADVLDVVNLSRRAFEHRFKKLVGRTPHEEIQRIRMNRAKELLRDTALTVLEISERLGFEHSEYLGAAFKREEGISPGEYRKRHCILK, translated from the coding sequence ATGACTCGACGATCGGTCGCCCTGCTGATTGAGACCTCAAACGGCTACAGCCGCGGTTTGCTCGAAGGGGTGATTTCCTTTACCAAAGAGCACGGCAATTGGTCGGTTTATTTCACTGAGCAGGAACGTGGCGCACCGCCACCCGCATGGTTAGAAACCTGGGGCGGGGACGGGATCATCGCCAGGATTGAGACGGATTCAGTCGGTCGTCAGCTGAAACGCTGCGGTGTCCCAATCGTTGACCTCAGTGCGGCTCGCCACGTTAAGGGCATTCCCTGGGCGGACACCGAAGATAGAGCGATCGCATGCCTGGCAGTCGAGCATTTTACGGCGCGAGGTTTTCGGAATCTCGCATACTGTGGAGATGCTGGCTTTCAATGGTCATCAATGCGCGGCCGACACTTTCGTCAGTTCGCTAAAGCATCTGATTGCGAGGTTTTCGAATATCAATCCGTTGCACGCTATGATCACGCCTTTGACGCCGTCGCGGAGAAGCGACGAATCATGGATTGGGTCCAGCAGCTTCCACGCCCCGTTGCAATCATGGGGTGCTATGACTTTAAGGCGCAAGAGGTTCTCGATGCTTGCCGACAGCTGAAGATTTCTGTTCCGACGGAAGCAGCGGTTCTTGGGGTCGATGACGACCATTTGATTTGCGAATTGTCGGAACCTACGCTTTCAAGCGTCATTCCAGATACCAAACGCACAGGTTACGACGCGGCCAGTTTGCTCGACCGAATGATGTGCGGAGAAGCCATTGCAACCGAAGAACCTCTCGTCACTCAACCACTAGGAGTCCGACTTCGCGAGTCAACCGACACGGTCGCGATCGAAGACGATCAAATTGCTAAGGCGCTCGACTTCATTCGACGTCGAGCTTCAGCGAACATCCGCGTCGCCGATGTTCTTGATGTAGTGAATTTGTCGCGTCGGGCCTTCGAGCATCGATTTAAGAAACTGGTGGGCCGAACGCCCCATGAGGAGATCCAGCGAATCCGAATGAATCGCGCAAAGGAGCTGCTGCGAGATACCGCACTCACCGTTCTCGAAATTTCCGAACGCCTTGGATTCGAGCATTCCGAATACCTAGGCGCCGCCTTCAAACGCGAAGAAGGCATCTCCCCCGGCGAATACAGAAAGCGACACTGCATTCTGAAATAG
- a CDS encoding NADPH-dependent FMN reductase family protein produces the protein MTKILALYHSNTTNTQRMAEQVTEGAQQLDDTEARLHSIGGKRDGKIGCGFCPTGAWGGGQEWTCMALLPPLIHYGFLVSGLTDYSCIKSSDHDGAISAGAPEEERVKEACRRLGRRLNVKSSVTRKPIRSFRERIARAKKSTCSDNIMSPGSEDRSGSRNRSLNIDAGVSQSLSYSFCS, from the coding sequence GTGACGAAAATTTTGGCTCTTTACCATTCCAACACCACGAACACTCAGCGCATGGCGGAGCAGGTTACTGAAGGTGCACAGCAACTTGACGATACCGAAGCCCGACTGCATAGCATTGGGGGCAAACGCGACGGAAAGATCGGCTGTGGTTTCTGTCCTACCGGAGCTTGGGGTGGCGGCCAAGAATGGACCTGCATGGCGTTGCTGCCCCCCCTGATCCACTACGGGTTTCTCGTGTCCGGCTTGACCGATTATTCCTGCATCAAGTCCTCGGATCACGATGGAGCAATCTCCGCCGGCGCACCCGAGGAAGAACGCGTGAAAGAGGCCTGCCGTCGACTTGGAAGAAGACTAAACGTGAAATCATCGGTGACGAGGAAGCCAATTCGTTCTTTTCGCGAGAGAATCGCAAGGGCTAAGAAATCAACATGCAGTGACAACATTATGTCGCCAGGCTCCGAGGATCGATCTGGATCCCGAAATCGCTCGCTCAATATTGACGCCGGCGTTTCGCAATCGCTCTCTTATTCTTTTTGTAGCTGA
- a CDS encoding MarR family winged helix-turn-helix transcriptional regulator, with product MKESTQQERELPLALRAAYMSLHRNTDAEFDKHGVTADQFVLLLALSEGRALTQRELADRMSSDPSTVRAMLVLLEKLELVERACHPTDSRAKTVTLTMAGKRKLRKLWKVGQSIRDDMYGCLTPDEAETLISLLQKIACSLSPWKSPAWQTISADRERR from the coding sequence ATGAAAGAATCGACACAACAAGAGCGTGAGCTGCCCTTGGCGCTTCGGGCTGCCTACATGTCGCTTCACCGCAACACTGACGCCGAGTTTGATAAGCATGGGGTGACCGCAGATCAATTCGTTCTCTTGTTAGCATTGTCAGAAGGCCGTGCATTGACCCAACGCGAATTGGCCGACCGCATGTCCTCGGATCCGAGCACGGTCCGAGCTATGTTGGTGTTGTTGGAAAAGCTGGAACTGGTCGAACGGGCGTGTCATCCGACCGACTCGCGCGCAAAGACAGTAACGCTCACCATGGCGGGAAAGCGAAAGCTACGGAAACTGTGGAAGGTCGGGCAATCCATTCGTGACGACATGTATGGTTGCTTGACACCGGATGAGGCAGAGACATTGATCTCCCTGCTTCAAAAAATCGCTTGCTCGCTCAGCCCGTGGAAATCACCCGCTTGGCAAACCATCTCCGCAGATCGCGAACGTCGCTGA